The nucleotide window GGGGGAATATTAGTATTATAAAGGAATATTAGTATTATAATTAAATTAGTACTATTAAAGAACATAAAAAAGAAATTTTAGTAAGGAGGTTAACAAATGCTAGTTTTAACCACCCCAACCATAGAGGGGAAGAAAATTAATGAGTATTATGGTTTAGTAACCGGTGAATCCCTTTTAGGGGCAAATGTTTACAAGGACATGTTTTCGGGTGTGAGGGATGTGGTAGGTGGTAGAACTTCTGCCTATGAAGAAGAACTCAAAAAAGCCAGAGAAGTAGCTTTAGAAAGTATGAAAGAAAAGGCTGCTGAAAAAGGGGCTAATGCTGTTATTGGAACACGTTTAGCATATCATAACCTGGGCGGAACCATGGGAAATACCATCATGGTCACGGTTTTTGGAACAGCGGTTTCTTATCAGGAGTAATAAATTAGTTATAATGAGTAAAATTAGTTATAAATTATATATTAATTAAAATCCTAGTAAATCAGTTAAAATCTTAATAAATCACATTTAGAATCATATTTTTCAGTATTAATCTTTAGGTTCATCCATAACCTTGAACCGTTAACTTTAGGAAGGGATGGGATTGTTAGAATCTGCAGTAAACTTTTTAAAAGAAAAACGATGGGCTTTTGCTTCTATACTCATAGGCACCGCTGCTGGATTTTTGTCAGCGGTAATCTGTGTTGTGGGAAATTTGGTAATTTTTGGGTTTAACATAATGTTCATTGTGTCTCCACTCATAGCAGGTTTCGTGGAAACCTACATTGCAAGACGCATGTACGGTAAAAGCACTGGAGCAATCAGTGCGCTTTTAATATTTATAATTATCAATGCTTATGCCTGGCTTTTCCCCCAAGATCCAATTGTACTTAACTTCTTTACATTAGGGGGGCTTGCGCTGATGGTACAAGCTGCATTTCCCATACTCATAAATTATCTGCTTTTTGTTGTATTCCTGGGAGTGTTGACGTATGCTATAGGTTATCTGGGGAACTTACTCTCTAAAGCAATGAATAAGGTCCGTAGAAAACCTTCTGAGCCTGACGATAAGGGTGATGGAAACCTTGAAAATATCGATGGCTCATTAAAAACTCCAAATTTAAACTTTTTGGATGATCTGGATGTTCCTATTGTATCAATTCCCCACATGGATGGTGGTAATATTACCAAACACATAGGTATAGTGACTGGGGAGGCAATGGTAAAGGAAAACTCGGAAGGTATTTCCAAGATATCTAAAAAAGCTCAATTAGATGGAATGAGCTTGGATGAAGCTAGGGGATCAGCCATACGTAGAATGCTTGATAATGCATATGAAATGGGGGCCAATACTGTGATTGAAGTTTTGATAGATTACAATTCAATTGGGGGATTGAAGGGAAGTGCAATTATAGTTACAGCCACCGGGACTGCAGTGATATATAAATAGATTAAAATTGAATTGATTGCCATGGATTGCCATGGATTGCCATGGATTGCCATGGATTGCCATGGATTGCCATGGATTGCCATGGATTGCCATGGATTGCCATGGATTGCCATGGATTGCCATGGATTGCCATGGATTGCCATGGATTGCCATGGATTGCCATGGATTGCCATGGATTGCCATGGATTGCCATGGATTGCCATGGATTGCCATGGATTGCCATGGATTGCCATGGATTGCCATTATGGGTGTTATGGCATAGGGAATGGGGTATGAACTAATATACGTGAATTAATGATTGTTAATTTAGGGAATAAGAGAGAATAGGATCAAAAATAAAATTTAAGACATAATTTAAGATTGGGACTTAAAAACTGAATAATGTTACCGTCATATGTGTCCTTATTTGCAATTATGATCTCCACTTTCATCTTTCGTCATATATTCCAGTTTGGGTATTGTTAATCTTAAGTGTATCTTAGTGACTTACAGAATAATGGAGGATCTTTGGAAGTTAAGTGAAGGAAAAAATAAGTTAAGGATCTTTTTTTTAAGGATCTAATTTTTGGAACTTATTCTGTTTATCTCGAAGATTTATCTAGTATTCCGGAGATTTATCCCAATCTAAATGTTTATTCGGAGGAGGATAAAGGGTTGAGAATTCCATATTTAAGTTCGTGTGTATTTTGAAAGAAGTGGTTAAGTGAATTTTGGTCACTGGTCATTAGGATGGTAACATTATCCATTTTTCTTAAAATTTCCATAAAATTTTCAGTTTCATCCCAATCAAGTTCTCCAGTTGGTTCATCAGCAAGTAAGAGGGCAGGATCGTTTACCAGAGAACGGGCCAGGGCAACTTTTTGTTCTTCTTCAATGGATAAATCACGGGGAAATCTGCTCCAATTATTAAGTTCTATTTTTTCCAACAAATCTTCTGCTTTACTCTGTTCTGATGATATCATGGGAAGCATCACGTTTTCTAGAATAGAAAGGTAGGGCAGGAGATTTGATCGTCGAAAAATCAAACCAATCTCATTTTTAATAAGGTTGGAACGTTCTGTTTCCCCTAGATCATTGGTTGAAATTCCTTTAACAAATATTTTACCTTCACTAGGTTTTTTGATAAGGCCTGCAAGATATATTATGGATGTTTTTCCTGCTCCTGATGAGCCTGTTATTAGTGTATGGGTATGGGGATGAAGCGAAAAAGATAAATTATTGAGGGCCACTTTTTCAAATCCTCCCTTACTGTAAACCTTACTAACACCATTAAATGTAAGAATATCTTCAGTATTTATGGAATTTTCAATATTTGGGGGGTCTTCAGTATGTATAGATGTTTCAGTATTCACAGAGAAGAGCCTCCTCTACTTTAATGTGTGATGTGAACCAGGCAGGATACAGGCCAAGAACCAGGCTTAAGATTGTGGTAATGGCAATGGTTCCCACAAATAGCCAGAAAGGGAGTAGTGTGGTGAAAAAATCTGGTTTAAAAAAGGCAGATATTATCCAGATTCCGGTAGTCCCAATAATCACTCCAATTATTGATCCTATGAGTCCCAGTAAACCTGATTCAAGAGTGCAACTAATAAAAATTTGTCTTTTTGTAAATCCCATGCACTTAAGGAGTCCTATCTCTCTTTTTCGCTCAGAGAGGTTGAATCCCATTGTATTCATAATACCCAAAACACCAATTAAAAGGGCAATACTGGCTAAACCATCTAAAATATAGACAACATCAACTAAAATTGTTTCTAAACGACTTAATAACTGGTTTTCTGTGAAAGTACTTCCTAATAATGAGTTTAAATAGTTAACTACCGTGGTCACTGTGCTGGTTTCGTTTTCAGTACTTGCTGTCTGGTTGGATTGTTGACCTAATATCTTTCCATTTGATGTTCCTGACTTTTCAATAACGCTGCTTATTCCCAACCCAGAACTCACCAGGATGAGGAGTATTATAACTCCCAGGGATATTCTTAAAACAGTGGATAGATTTCTTAGTCGATTTCGACGTAAATTTTTCCAGGACAAGGTGTATATTCCCATTTAACATCAGCTCTAGCTTTTAGTGAAAAATATCAATGTAAATTAGAGTAAGGGACATGAGAAATATTTTATCATAATTGTTTGAAAGATTTTTTTAATCAAGATGATTTAATTTTGAGACAAAAATCCCTTTTAATTGTCATAACTTATTCTGGTAATAATTTATGCGGGTCATTCATTTAATTTATGCGGATCATTCCTTAATCATGGTAAAATTCCGGAATATTATTATAATTACTATGCTTTTTCTGAGAAGGATTGTTGAAATTAATGTGGGGGCTTGTTTTAGGATTTTTTTATTCAGTAGTATCTGTACTGACTTCTTCTTGAGGCTTAAACATCTCGAAGATTCCACTGATTATCAGCCAGATACCAATTAACAATGCTAAATAGAAGGGATCCCAAGCATACAATCCTAAGATCAGGTATATAATACCAATCAGGATTCCTAAAACACCTACTCCTTTGGCAGATCCTCCTTCTCCGGTGAATAGTGTAATCACACCAGATATGAATAGGAAGAAACCAGCTAAATAGAGTATGAAACTAGCTAAGAAGCTCAATGCAAGTATATTTCCCACTAATCCTATTCCTGCTATGATGGCAATAATTCCCAGGATTAAATAGGCAATACTAATTCCTTTACTGCTTTCCCATACTGAAAATGCCTGGACCAGGAACCAAATACCCAGAATGAGTACTCCCATTCCTGCCAGAACACTGAATGTGAAAACACTTATCAATGGAAACGCAATGACTATTAAACCTAATATTATCGCTAAAATTCCTAACAAAACATTTTTGCCTGCAGCCATATCTATCAACCTCCAAAAGGTTCTAAACAAGCCCCAACATTTCAAAAATTTTATAACTAATGTTATAAGTTTTTTTCCCAGAATAGTTCATAAGATCAGATATAAACCCCATTGATGGACTCTACAAATGTAAACTTTAAATCTTAAACCAGACATAGTAAATTATTAATCATTTCCCAGATTGGAATGAATTGACAAAAATTTTAGAATCAATGGGGACTTTTTACAGTATTGGGAGGTTGTATCATGAATGAAGGAAAAAACACATTAATAGGTATTTTAGCCATAATTCTGGGTCTCATAGTTATTATTTTCCCACTGGTCAGTGTACTCACTTTCAGTGTTTTAATGGGCCTTGGAATAATCTTCTTAGGGATATGGTTTTTCGCACAGAGTTTTCATGTATGGGAAAAGAACCTTGCAGCAGGCATAGCTGATCTTTTGCTGGGAATTATTGCAGTTCTGTTTGGGATAGTATTTTTGGGAGATGTACGTGTCTTTGAATTTTTAACCTTTTTAGCACTTTACATTGTAGGCCTTTTCCTAATAATTGCAGGTTTCATGGCACTATTTTCAGGAAAAGATTTAAAATCAAGAGGAATAGGAATCTTAGGGATAATATTTGGTATTTTATACTTTATAGTGGGTATATATGTTGCCAATCCTTTATTCTTGGCCATAATTCTAGGAGCTTTCTTAATATTGGCTGGTATAATGGAGATTTTCGTCATACCTTCTGGAAAGCCTGAAAAATCCAAAAAAGCATCTTAAATAAGATACAACGAATAAAGCTTTTAAATTCAGAAAAATTTTTATTATTTTTTTTATTTTCTTCCGGTGTTATTTCTCTTAAATTTGAAATCGTACGGTTATCATTAGAACTAGTTTTTAGAGATTTTTAAGTACATTTTTTTTAATTGTTGTTCATTAAATAGCAATATTTTTATATATTCATAAATAAAATATTCATGGTTAATACGGATTTAACTGAAAAATAAATGGAGGGGTTTGATGAAAAACGTTGTATTAGGTATTTTAGCAATAATTCTTGGTTTAATAGTTTTAGCGTTTCCACTAGCAGGTCTTGTGGCTGCAAGTGTGTTAACCGGATTTGTAGTGTTAATGATCGCTATCTGGCTTTTAATTGTAGGTGGATCCCAGATGGAAGTCAGTAAATCTGCGGGAATCATGAATGTGATCCTGGGTATAATTGTACTTATTGTGGGAATAGGGCTGATTTTCAACCCTGCAATATTCGCATTCTTAGCCGGATTCCTGTTATACTTGGCAGGTATATTCCTGATAATAGCTGGAATTATCTCTTTGCTATCACGTAATGACTTTAAAAACGCCACATGGGCAGGTATCCTTGGAATAATACTGGGTATACTGTACATAATTCTGGGAACATTAGCCTTTGACCCAATTTACTTAGGAGCTTTAATTGGTATCTGGCTGATAATAAGTGGTATATTTGCGTTACTTGAATAATTAGAGAAGCAAAAACTT belongs to uncultured Methanobacterium sp. and includes:
- a CDS encoding YbjQ family protein — encoded protein: MLVLTTPTIEGKKINEYYGLVTGESLLGANVYKDMFSGVRDVVGGRTSAYEEELKKAREVALESMKEKAAEKGANAVIGTRLAYHNLGGTMGNTIMVTVFGTAVSYQE
- a CDS encoding heavy metal-binding domain-containing protein, with the translated sequence MGLLESAVNFLKEKRWAFASILIGTAAGFLSAVICVVGNLVIFGFNIMFIVSPLIAGFVETYIARRMYGKSTGAISALLIFIIINAYAWLFPQDPIVLNFFTLGGLALMVQAAFPILINYLLFVVFLGVLTYAIGYLGNLLSKAMNKVRRKPSEPDDKGDGNLENIDGSLKTPNLNFLDDLDVPIVSIPHMDGGNITKHIGIVTGEAMVKENSEGISKISKKAQLDGMSLDEARGSAIRRMLDNAYEMGANTVIEVLIDYNSIGGLKGSAIIVTATGTAVIYK
- a CDS encoding ATP-binding cassette domain-containing protein, yielding MNTETSIHTEDPPNIENSINTEDILTFNGVSKVYSKGGFEKVALNNLSFSLHPHTHTLITGSSGAGKTSIIYLAGLIKKPSEGKIFVKGISTNDLGETERSNLIKNEIGLIFRRSNLLPYLSILENVMLPMISSEQSKAEDLLEKIELNNWSRFPRDLSIEEEQKVALARSLVNDPALLLADEPTGELDWDETENFMEILRKMDNVTILMTSDQNSLNHFFQNTHELKYGILNPLSSSE
- a CDS encoding ABC transporter permease, translating into MGIYTLSWKNLRRNRLRNLSTVLRISLGVIILLILVSSGLGISSVIEKSGTSNGKILGQQSNQTASTENETSTVTTVVNYLNSLLGSTFTENQLLSRLETILVDVVYILDGLASIALLIGVLGIMNTMGFNLSERKREIGLLKCMGFTKRQIFISCTLESGLLGLIGSIIGVIIGTTGIWIISAFFKPDFFTTLLPFWLFVGTIAITTILSLVLGLYPAWFTSHIKVEEALLCEY
- a CDS encoding DUF308 domain-containing protein, producing the protein MAAGKNVLLGILAIILGLIVIAFPLISVFTFSVLAGMGVLILGIWFLVQAFSVWESSKGISIAYLILGIIAIIAGIGLVGNILALSFLASFILYLAGFFLFISGVITLFTGEGGSAKGVGVLGILIGIIYLILGLYAWDPFYLALLIGIWLIISGIFEMFKPQEEVSTDTTE
- a CDS encoding DUF308 domain-containing protein, with the translated sequence MNEGKNTLIGILAIILGLIVIIFPLVSVLTFSVLMGLGIIFLGIWFFAQSFHVWEKNLAAGIADLLLGIIAVLFGIVFLGDVRVFEFLTFLALYIVGLFLIIAGFMALFSGKDLKSRGIGILGIIFGILYFIVGIYVANPLFLAIILGAFLILAGIMEIFVIPSGKPEKSKKAS
- a CDS encoding DUF308 domain-containing protein, with the translated sequence MKNVVLGILAIILGLIVLAFPLAGLVAASVLTGFVVLMIAIWLLIVGGSQMEVSKSAGIMNVILGIIVLIVGIGLIFNPAIFAFLAGFLLYLAGIFLIIAGIISLLSRNDFKNATWAGILGIILGILYIILGTLAFDPIYLGALIGIWLIISGIFALLE